A genomic window from Sphingobacterium spiritivorum includes:
- a CDS encoding aspartyl protease family protein — protein MPLSKSFLIAIVVLLLALPAICHAQNLNASKIHTSNFCDTIPFEYVKNKIIVKLTIENKERRFILDTGAPFLISEQLRAELNLKSKHKIETTDVTGRSNDIPVVKMPEIQVGNVSFSNTQALVYDLSASGLLQCFAVDGLLGSTILKHCIVQIDLEKKWLILSDKIENFSLLPDERISLAFDKNSRPFLDIKIAVSTPFRVLFDSGSDKLLALSYVTYSELSKKGEAKALYKGKGSVSSGLFGAGKEGEELRILLNQLEIGPGILDSIVTNVSENKNKNAIGMPVGKFGIITLDYLHKHFYFHPHQFRQIVTNGNFYGFDSQLVNDDYIASVVYEGSNAEKAGLKRGDIILQINDYKVDEFKDICQLFFGNYFTGESLHLTVKDKDNSIKTVKIEKE, from the coding sequence ATGCCCCTGTCTAAGTCTTTTCTAATTGCCATTGTGGTATTACTTTTAGCATTACCTGCTATTTGTCATGCACAAAATCTGAATGCTTCAAAAATCCATACTTCCAATTTCTGCGATACGATACCTTTTGAATATGTGAAGAACAAAATAATTGTTAAACTGACCATTGAAAATAAGGAAAGGAGATTTATACTGGATACCGGTGCGCCTTTTCTGATATCGGAACAGTTACGTGCAGAACTGAACCTTAAATCCAAACATAAAATAGAGACAACTGATGTGACCGGCAGATCCAACGACATTCCTGTTGTAAAAATGCCTGAAATTCAAGTTGGAAATGTCTCTTTTTCAAATACACAGGCATTGGTTTATGATTTGTCTGCCAGCGGGCTTTTGCAGTGTTTTGCTGTGGACGGACTTTTAGGAAGTACAATCCTTAAGCATTGTATTGTACAGATTGATCTTGAAAAAAAATGGTTGATCCTGAGCGATAAAATCGAAAACTTCTCCCTACTTCCTGACGAGAGAATATCTCTGGCTTTTGACAAAAACAGCAGGCCCTTTTTGGATATAAAAATTGCAGTCAGTACTCCATTCAGGGTTTTATTTGACAGCGGTTCGGATAAACTTTTAGCATTATCTTATGTTACCTACAGCGAACTGAGTAAAAAGGGAGAAGCGAAAGCGCTTTACAAAGGCAAAGGCTCTGTGTCATCGGGACTCTTTGGTGCAGGAAAAGAGGGTGAGGAACTCAGAATTCTGCTTAATCAACTTGAAATTGGCCCGGGAATTCTGGATAGTATCGTGACGAATGTATCAGAAAACAAAAATAAGAATGCGATAGGCATGCCTGTAGGTAAGTTTGGAATAATCACGCTCGATTATTTGCACAAACATTTTTATTTTCATCCTCATCAGTTCAGACAGATCGTTACAAACGGCAATTTTTACGGTTTCGATTCCCAGCTTGTCAACGATGACTATATAGCCTCTGTCGTATACGAAGGTTCGAACGCTGAAAAAGCAGGCTTGAAACGTGGAGATATTATTCTGCAGATCAATGATTATAAAGTGGATGAATTCAAGGATATATGTCAACTTTTCTTTGGGAATTACTTCACCGGGGAAAGCCTGCATCTCACTGTAAAAGATAAAGATAACAGCATAA
- a CDS encoding DUF6660 family protein, producing the protein MKCLIVIWAFYFVALSVVPCSDDINKCEDVSSSRQNAEDPLLHDHNQDQDDYCSPFCQCSCCSVTLAVFHFEILHISEPFSQFTSDHVAITDSFVVRTYSGGIWQPPQAIA; encoded by the coding sequence ATGAAGTGTCTTATAGTCATATGGGCCTTTTATTTTGTTGCGCTATCTGTAGTTCCGTGCAGTGACGATATAAATAAATGTGAAGATGTATCTTCTTCCCGGCAAAATGCTGAAGATCCGCTGCTTCATGATCACAATCAGGATCAGGATGATTACTGTTCTCCTTTCTGTCAATGTAGCTGTTGTAGTGTTACATTGGCCGTATTTCATTTTGAAATACTACATATTTCCGAACCTTTTTCTCAATTTACGTCTGATCATGTGGCAATAACAGATTCATTTGTTGTTCGCACATACAGCGGAGGTATCTGGCAGCCACCTCAGGCAATAGCTTAG
- a CDS encoding Fur family transcriptional regulator yields MKNEIENKLRDKNTKPTSMRILVYDFLASQQIALSLSEIENYFYPADRITLYRTLKTFEEKGIVHSIQENNTSKYRLCSDDCSEQVHRDWHLHLYCKICKQTTCRTDISFKQPVDATVQIDEVRLFAKGICENCLHKSMQ; encoded by the coding sequence ATGAAAAATGAAATAGAAAATAAGCTCAGGGATAAGAATACAAAGCCAACAAGCATGCGCATATTGGTCTATGATTTCTTAGCTTCTCAGCAGATTGCTTTGTCTCTTTCGGAAATTGAAAATTATTTTTATCCTGCAGATCGCATCACCTTGTACCGCACACTAAAAACTTTCGAAGAGAAAGGAATAGTCCACAGCATACAGGAGAATAACACCAGCAAATACCGATTGTGCAGTGATGACTGCAGTGAACAGGTACACAGAGACTGGCATCTGCATTTATATTGCAAGATATGTAAGCAGACAACCTGCAGGACAGACATTAGTTTCAAACAACCGGTAGATGCTACCGTGCAGATAGACGAAGTAAGATTATTTGCCAAAGGTATATGTGAAAACTGTTTGCATAAAAGTATGCAATAG